In the genome of Chelonia mydas isolate rCheMyd1 chromosome 26, rCheMyd1.pri.v2, whole genome shotgun sequence, one region contains:
- the DUSP2 gene encoding dual specificity protein phosphatase 2, whose amino-acid sequence MVMEEVLQLESAELARLLREPEEAGRTLMLDCRPFLAYCQAHLLDSRPVRWNGLLRRRSRGRAGVSLDWLVPDRALLGRLRRGELSRLVVLDEASGSVLALRADSLARLLLNSLLLEARARPTLIYLLRGGFDGFQARFPELCSEPPPPPASLPALIDPKDDSNTRTITPFYDQGGPVEILPFLYLGSCYHSSNKEVLESLGITAVLNVSASCPNHFEGQFRYKSIPVEDNHMAEISIWFQEAIGFIDSVKSSGGRVLVHCQAGISRSATICLAYLIQTQRVRLEEAFDFVKQRRGVISPNFGFMGQLLQFETEVLCH is encoded by the exons atgGTGATGGAGGAGGTGCTGCAGCTGGAGAGCGCGGAGCTCGCCAGGCTGCTCCGCGAGCCCGAGGAAGCCGGGCGCACCCTGATGCTGGACTGCCGGCCCTTCCTCGCCTACTGCCAGGCTCACCTGCTGGACTCGCGCCCGGTGCGCTGGAACGGGCTGCTGCGCCGCAGATCCCGCGGCCGAGCCGGCGTCAGCCTGGACTGGCTCGTCCCGGACAGGGCGCTGCTGGGGCGGCTCCGCAGAGGCGAGCTGTCCCGCCTGGTGGTGCTGGACGAGGCCAGCGGCTCGGTGCTGGCTCTGCGGGCGGACAGCCTGGCCAGGCTGCTCCTcaactccctgctgctggaggccAGAGCCAGGCCCACGCTCATCTACCTGCTCCGAG GGGGTTTTGATGGTTTCCAAGCCCGCTTTCCAGAGCTGTGCTCCGAGCCACCGCCTCCTCCTGCCTCCTTGCCAGCCCTGATAGACCCCAAAGACGACAGTAACACCAGAACCATCACTCCTTTCTACGACCAG GGTGGCCCTGTGGAGATCTTGCCATTCCTCTACTTGGGCAGCTGCTACCACTCCTCCAACAAAGAGGTGCTGGAGTCCTTGGGCATCACAGCCGTGCTCAACGTCTCCGCCAGCTGCCCCAACCATTTTGAGGGGCAGTTTCGTTACAAGAGCATCCCCGTGGAGGACAACCACATGGCCGAGATCAGCATCTGGTTCCAGGAGGCCATTGGCTTTATTG ATTCCGTGAAGAGCAGCGGGGGGCGAGTGCTGGTCCACTGCCAGGCCGGCATCTCCCGCTCGGCCACCATCTGCCTGGCCTATCTGATCCAGACCCAGCGGGTGCGCCTGGAGGAAGCCTTCGACTTCGTCAAGCAGCGCCGCGGGGTCATCTCGCCCAACTTTGGCTTCATGGGGCAGCTCCTGCAGTTCGAGACAGAGGTGCTGTGCCATTAG